AAATATTAAGAAGCTTGCTGATGACTTCATACCGATTGGATACTCCCATCTTAGTGAAAACAAAAGACAGTTGATTTCGCACGGTATAAACGGATACATTGCATTTACTGGCAATTTCTTTATTGCTTAATCCCTGGCACACGTATTGTACAATTTCTTTTTCCGTTTTGGTTAAGTTGAAGCTTTGTAAAGTTTTTAAATACTGAGGACTGTGATCGTTGCACCGATTTATCTCAATTAAGCAGAATAAATAAAGCATCACTCTTTTTATAAAGGTCTCCATAGCCTCGGGAAGATTCAGCAGATGGAAATTTTGCAAAATTACAGTCAGCACATCCCCCTCCTTATTTACACAGAACAAAGCCACGCAATGGGTAAACTCCGTGTGGGCGTATTGATAGAAGGCGGAACCGCTATCTTTTTCCGTTAACTTACCGGATTTATATAGCACCTCGTTTAACTCAGGTTTTTGTGCGGCGTCAAAACGTAGATTTTGATATAAGTCCAGCCAATGACTTTCTGCATGATTATAATAATAAAACGAAAAGCTATTTGTTGGATGAAGTTCTTTTAAGGCATCTTTAAAGTTTAGCAGGGTGCTGGAAAGGTTGGGCTTCATCATGATTTGATCGAATTTCTCATTGAATCGGCGCTGATTATGAAAACCTTGCTCACACTGGACCCGTTCTTCCTTTAGTTTTGCATTTTCTTTTTGTAAGGTTATGCAGGTGTTTCTGTTAAAATCATTTTCCATGAAATCCTTCATAATATCATAGTCACAGAAGGCATGAAACCTTTCGGATTTTAGTCTAATCCATCGTTTAAGAAAGCGGTTTTCTAAATTAGGCTGATTCATTTTAGCATACAAGCTTGAAAGTTTAGAACAAATTTCAATTTCCAGTTTTATTTTATTAAGGGCACGACATAAACCTAAAGCCCTCAACAACAACTTTTCAGCTTCCTGCAAATTGCCCCGGGCACCCTCGTGGTCACTGTGGGCGATGGCCAATAATATCTCCGTCCTTTGGGTCTTTTTTATCTGCAAGTGGGCCTTTGCTTGATCCAGGAGATGTTTCCCCTGGTCCAGGTTGCCTTTGTACAGGGAGATTTTGGCCTGCGTAAGATCATAATAAAAAAAGTCCAAGGGTTGAAAGTCGGAAGCAATATGCTTTTTTGCATCCTGAAGGGCTAAAAGGGCGCTGGGGCAATCTTTTTCCAATAAATGAATATTGGCTAAACGACAATGGGCCGTGGCTGTCAGCCGATGGTAGTGGATTTTTGTTGAATGGATAATTGAAATTTGCGCAAAATCCTTTGCGTTTTTGTATTTTTCCATAGCAAACAAGACATCGGAAATATTTAAGGCCTGTACGGCGACCATTCTACAGTCTTTCAGGGATTGGGCCAGGCTATACCCTTTTTTATAAAAAGTAATGGCTTGGTAGTGATCGTTCAGATTGCAATGGGCAATGCCAAGCAAATTGTAGCTGCGCATCATATTTTCCCGGTCTTGAAGTCTTTCGGCAACGTTTTTCAGTTTATTGGCGATAGCTTTCATTTCCGGGGTATTCTCAGAGAACATTAGGGCGCATCCCTTATAATATAGTCCTTTCATATGAACTTTCCGGGATAAAGCCCCTTCATCATTGAGGATGGTATCGATTTTTTCGATCGACTCCTCGGGGGCGTATTGAAGATTTTTTGCTATGGTATCAAGTTTGTTTAAAACTGCGAGGTCACTCATAAATGGTAATCTCCTTCACTATTTTTTGTACTACGGTGGATAGTGGGGAAAGATGTACAAAAAAATGAAAAATCCAAATATTGTTAATATTTCATCGAAAGGCATTATTAAACATACCATAATACTTAAGAGGATTCAATTGGTTATCCCGGGAAATTAGAGAAATGAAGTATAAATGTACAATTGTACTAAGGGATATGTACAAGGGCACTATTGTAGGGATTGCCCTGGTAATGCCATAATGATTAAAGAATATGGGTAAAAAAACAAGGTGTGTTTAAGCATAGACTACAAAAAATTTCGGGAGGAATATTTATGAAGAGTATTAAACATCGACTGATTGTTGTTTTCGGAAGTATGTTTCTGATAGGATTTGTTTTATTTGGGGGTATTTCAATTTACATAGCATCCACCGCCCTGGAAGAGGAAGCTACCAATGCCCTCAGTAGCTTGGCTGCAGAAGCTTCGGAAGTTGTGGAAGCAAGAGTGGAAACGCAAATACGTACGTTGGAGATGATCGCTTCCAGAGAAGATATTGAAAGCATGAATTTCAGTGTACAAAGAGGGGTTCTTAGGAATCAGCTGGAACGCAGTAATTTTTTAAACCTGGGGGTAATTGATCTTGAGGGAAACCTGCAACTAATTTCCGGTGAGTCCATTGATGTGAACCATCGGGCATACTTTCAAAAAGCCCTGGAAACAGGAGAAGCTTCGGTTTCGGATATTTTAATCAGTCCGACCACAGGTAATCCAGAGGTTACCTATGTAGCGCCCATTACTGAAAATGATGAAGTTGTAGGTTTTGTATTTGGAACCCGGGACGGCTTTGGTCTGAGTGCGATTACAGACACCATAACCTATGGGGAAAGCGGCTATGCCTATGCGATTAATCAGGAAGGAACCGTGGCAGCCCATAGAAATAGAGATTTTATAACCGACGAATACAATGCAATTAACGAAGCAAAATCCGAAAGCGCATTGAGCTCCACAGCCAAGATTCTACAACAGGCCCTTACCGGAGAAGATGGCTTCGGGGCCTATACCTTTGAAGGAGAGGAACTGTTTGCCGGTTACAGTACTATTGAAAACAGTCCCTGGACCTTAATTGTTACGGCGAACAGAAATGAAGTGCTGGCCGGTGCTAATACTATGCAAAACACGTTGATCCTAGGGATCGTATCACTTTTACTGTTGGCCTCCGGCGCCACCTATGTTGTGGGCCATAATATATCCAAGCCCCTGATGGCCATAAAAGAAGACTCCTTGAGACTTTCCAATCTGGATCTGACCCGGGATATCGATGAAAAAATAAAAAATCGAAAAGATGAGGTGGGAGTGCTAGGCAGGAGCTTCCAGGAAATCGTCGATAATTTAAGGGAGGTACTATCTTCTGTACAGGACTCCTCGGAAAAGGTAAGTGCTTCATCGGAAGAGCTTACGGCAACCTCTCAACAATCGGCCACGGCAGCGGAGGAAGTGGCAAAAACCGTAGAGGAAATAGCAAAAAGTGCTGCGGATCAAGCGACGAATGCAGAAGAAGGTTCTAACAAAGGGTTGGAACTTGGAAATATCATAGAAAAAGATCAAAATTACATGCAAGCACTTAATGAATCCAATAGGGTTGTTGGAAAAGCGGTAGAGGACGGATTTCTGGAAATCGAAGCTCTGACGGAAATTGCCAAAGAGAGCAACGTAAAGACGAAAGAAGTACAAAAAGGCATTGAAAACACCAATGAAAGTGCCAACAAAATCGGTCAGGCCAGTAGTGTAATTGCATCGATTTCGGAGCAAACCAATTTGCTGGCCTTAAATGCCGCCATTGAAGCCGCCCGTGCCGGTGAGGCAGGCAAAGGCTTTGCGGTGGTGGCGGAAGAGATTCGAAAATTAGCGGAAGAATCTTCGAAGTCCACAGAAACCATTGATGGAGTGGTACGAGAACTTCAAGGAAACGCCCAACAGTCCGTTAAGACCATGGAAAGCGTAGCGAAAATTTTAGAGGAGCAAGGGGAAAAAGTCGTCGACACCAAGGAAAAATACCAAACCATTGAAAGGGCCATTAAAGAGTCGGGAAAAGGGATTGAAAATCTTAATGTTTCAGGGGAAGAGATGGAAGGGAAAAAACAGGAAATCCTCGATGCCTTACAAAACCTTTCAGCAATCGCTGAAGAAAACTCCGCCTCAACCCAAGAAATTTCCGCATCAGTAGAAGAACAGGCCTCTTCGGTGGAAGAAATCTCCTCCGCCAGTGATGGACTGGCAACACTAGCCCAGGATCTTAACGAAATCCTAAGACGATTTAAAGTTGATTGATTGTAACGGAAATATAAGGAGATGATGCTTTGAAGTTGTTGGTAAAAATGAAAAAAACCTACCGGAAGAAAATGAAAAAATGGAAGAAGAAGAGGAGAAGAAATCGGCAGAAGGAAATACTGCAACAGATTAATGGGAACAAGTGAAAACCAAAATAATTTTGCACCCGTTTAAAGAAATGGACCTGAGGATTCATGTGGTTACAGGATTCGGCAAATAAGGAAGGAGGGCGGCAGAGGACCTGGGGCAAGGGGCATCAACTACTCGTGAAGTAATCTGCCTAGGCAAATGGATAATTTTAGAGAAAATCATAACATGATAGTGATCAGTGACTACTTTACCATGGATATCTTCATGCATTCATCCAATGTTGTGGAGATTGCCTCGGCTATTTCCGGGGAAATAAATCTACCCGGCGAAGAAAACGCCATTCTTAGAGAAGCGGCATTATACCATGATATCGGCAAAAGCCAAATTCCCGAGGAAATACTGTATAAAAGAGGAAAACTAAATGCTGAAGAGTGGGAAATAATGAAAAAACATCCGGTGTACTCACAGGAATTATATGTAAAAGCATGGAAGGGAAAGCGGCAAAGTCCGGTGACCGGGAAATCCATTAGACATCATCATGAAAACTGGGATGGGACAGGCTACCCCGATGGAATATCAGGGAAAAATATCCCGCTGTACAGCAGGATTATAAAAATTGCGGATATCTTTGAGGCCATAACAGAGCCCAGGGTTTACCGATCCTATCGAATGGACAATGCTCTGGAGTTAATGGAAAGTATAAAGGGTAAGGAGATCGACCCGGTTATATTTGAGAAGAGTTATAATAAACTGAAAGAACTACTGCGAGAAAAGGCATCGTGGTAAACCAAAGTAAACCAAAGTAAACCAAAAGGGACGGAGGTATTCGGTTCATGATGAATCAAACACCTCCGTCCCCTACCCTACGTCCCCTACCCTATGGTTAGGGATAAACATGTAAAAGCATCGTTGTTTTTTGTTAAAATAAGAACAAAGGCTATTTGATAAAAAGGTGGGGAAATGATAATGAAAAGGAGAAAAAGAAAGATGCCTAAAAGCATATTGACCGGTATTCTGGCGGCAACGATTCTACTAGCACTAATACTGTACGGATATACATTTTTAAAAACCAGAAGTATCGAGGCGGACTATCCTCCCCAGGGGGACTTTGTATCTACGGCCAGCAGCGAAGAGGATCTTCACTATGTAAGAGGGGGTTCGGGGGTTCCCGTGGTGCTTTTGCATGGCAGGGACGGTACCTTGCAGGAGTTCACCCTTTCCATTTTCGATGACGTGGCCGATGAATATGAAGCGATTGCCTTTGATCGGCCGGGGTATGGGTACAGTGAATATGACCATCCCGATCAGCTGACCACGAAACAGCAGGCCAAGCTCATTCATGAAGCTCTTAATGAACTGGAGATTGAACAACCCATTATCGTCGGGCATTCCTACGGCGGGGCAGTGATGCTTCAATACCTGTTGGATTATCCGGACCAGGTACGGGGAGGGATTTCCTTAGCCGGGGTATCCTATATGGACGAACCGCCAACGGAAGGTTTTTACGCCTTACCCCGTTACCCGGTGATCGGTCCCCTGATTACCAATACCCTGGTGCTCCCCCTGGGAAGTATAATGGCTCCCAATATTTATGAGCAAGCCTTCGATCCCATGGAACCTCCCCAAAAGTACATCGAAGAGATTGCCTCCTTGTATTTACGACCGAAGCAGTTTACCGCCACGGCCTATGAACTGTCCCATATGTACGATTCGGTGAATGCAATCAGTGAACAATACGAAGAAATCACCACCCCGGTAACCATACTATTCGGAGAGATGGATCGGATGCTGGATTATGAGAAGGATGGAAAACGACTCCAGGAAGCCTTGCCGAACTCCAAACTCAGAGGGATCGAAGAGGGCGGGCATAAAATTCATCATTCCCACCCGGAGATTTTTCTTGAGGAACTAGCGGACCTGGTGGATAGAACCCAAGACTAGAGGGGCTTGATGATTACAGATAGGTTATGATCAAGGCCTTAGAAGATCAAGAAGCAGTGAAATATTTGAATCAATCCACTTTTTTGTTCATTGACGGGGTTTTAAGAAGGGACGTACCTATTCCGATTTCTTATAACAATCTCTTTTTCGATACAGGATTACAATTGGTACTCATTCGAAGGATGACTTATAATAACATTGTTAAATAATAAATTTATTATAAGAGGAGTGGATATGATGGAACTTCAGAAAAAAGCAGCCCCCTTTTCCTCCACCGGGGGTATGATTTATGCATCTTTAGGAGTGGTACTAAACATTGTGCTGGGAACGTTGGCCCAGACTCTGCAAATTCCCCTTTTGTTCCTGGATACTGTGGGAACCATTTTTGTAGCGGTGGTGTTGGGCCCATTTGCCGGTGCCTTAACGGGAGGACTGACCAATGTGATACAAGGGATGATCACCAATCCCCGAACCATCCCCTTTGCTTTGGTAAATATTGCAATCGGCCTGATCGTAGGGTTTATGGCAAAAAAATACGGTTTCAAGTTTAAAACCGCTTTGATAACCGGAGGGATTGTTGCGGTGGTAGCCCCGCTGATCGGGACTCCTATAGCGGTGGTAATGTACGGAGGAGTTACTGGCGGAGGCACCGACATTATTTTCGCCT
The Isachenkonia alkalipeptolytica DNA segment above includes these coding regions:
- a CDS encoding helix-turn-helix domain-containing protein encodes the protein MSDLAVLNKLDTIAKNLQYAPEESIEKIDTILNDEGALSRKVHMKGLYYKGCALMFSENTPEMKAIANKLKNVAERLQDRENMMRSYNLLGIAHCNLNDHYQAITFYKKGYSLAQSLKDCRMVAVQALNISDVLFAMEKYKNAKDFAQISIIHSTKIHYHRLTATAHCRLANIHLLEKDCPSALLALQDAKKHIASDFQPLDFFYYDLTQAKISLYKGNLDQGKHLLDQAKAHLQIKKTQRTEILLAIAHSDHEGARGNLQEAEKLLLRALGLCRALNKIKLEIEICSKLSSLYAKMNQPNLENRFLKRWIRLKSERFHAFCDYDIMKDFMENDFNRNTCITLQKENAKLKEERVQCEQGFHNQRRFNEKFDQIMMKPNLSSTLLNFKDALKELHPTNSFSFYYYNHAESHWLDLYQNLRFDAAQKPELNEVLYKSGKLTEKDSGSAFYQYAHTEFTHCVALFCVNKEGDVLTVILQNFHLLNLPEAMETFIKRVMLYLFCLIEINRCNDHSPQYLKTLQSFNLTKTEKEIVQYVCQGLSNKEIASKCNVSVYTVRNQLSFVFTKMGVSNRYEVISKLLNISQDSFS
- a CDS encoding methyl-accepting chemotaxis protein; protein product: MKSIKHRLIVVFGSMFLIGFVLFGGISIYIASTALEEEATNALSSLAAEASEVVEARVETQIRTLEMIASREDIESMNFSVQRGVLRNQLERSNFLNLGVIDLEGNLQLISGESIDVNHRAYFQKALETGEASVSDILISPTTGNPEVTYVAPITENDEVVGFVFGTRDGFGLSAITDTITYGESGYAYAINQEGTVAAHRNRDFITDEYNAINEAKSESALSSTAKILQQALTGEDGFGAYTFEGEELFAGYSTIENSPWTLIVTANRNEVLAGANTMQNTLILGIVSLLLLASGATYVVGHNISKPLMAIKEDSLRLSNLDLTRDIDEKIKNRKDEVGVLGRSFQEIVDNLREVLSSVQDSSEKVSASSEELTATSQQSATAAEEVAKTVEEIAKSAADQATNAEEGSNKGLELGNIIEKDQNYMQALNESNRVVGKAVEDGFLEIEALTEIAKESNVKTKEVQKGIENTNESANKIGQASSVIASISEQTNLLALNAAIEAARAGEAGKGFAVVAEEIRKLAEESSKSTETIDGVVRELQGNAQQSVKTMESVAKILEEQGEKVVDTKEKYQTIERAIKESGKGIENLNVSGEEMEGKKQEILDALQNLSAIAEENSASTQEISASVEEQASSVEEISSASDGLATLAQDLNEILRRFKVD
- a CDS encoding HD-GYP domain-containing protein; the protein is MIVISDYFTMDIFMHSSNVVEIASAISGEINLPGEENAILREAALYHDIGKSQIPEEILYKRGKLNAEEWEIMKKHPVYSQELYVKAWKGKRQSPVTGKSIRHHHENWDGTGYPDGISGKNIPLYSRIIKIADIFEAITEPRVYRSYRMDNALELMESIKGKEIDPVIFEKSYNKLKELLREKASW
- a CDS encoding alpha/beta fold hydrolase, whose amino-acid sequence is MPKSILTGILAATILLALILYGYTFLKTRSIEADYPPQGDFVSTASSEEDLHYVRGGSGVPVVLLHGRDGTLQEFTLSIFDDVADEYEAIAFDRPGYGYSEYDHPDQLTTKQQAKLIHEALNELEIEQPIIVGHSYGGAVMLQYLLDYPDQVRGGISLAGVSYMDEPPTEGFYALPRYPVIGPLITNTLVLPLGSIMAPNIYEQAFDPMEPPQKYIEEIASLYLRPKQFTATAYELSHMYDSVNAISEQYEEITTPVTILFGEMDRMLDYEKDGKRLQEALPNSKLRGIEEGGHKIHHSHPEIFLEELADLVDRTQD
- a CDS encoding CD3073 family putative ECF transporter S component, which gives rise to MMELQKKAAPFSSTGGMIYASLGVVLNIVLGTLAQTLQIPLLFLDTVGTIFVAVVLGPFAGALTGGLTNVIQGMITNPRTIPFALVNIAIGLIVGFMAKKYGFKFKTALITGGIVAVVAPLIGTPIAVVMYGGVTGGGTDIIFAWLLASGQRIFTAAFIPRITGNLVDKIGSCLLVWYVIRKMPPQYLFGKR